One segment of Asterias rubens chromosome 2, eAstRub1.3, whole genome shotgun sequence DNA contains the following:
- the LOC117306952 gene encoding threonine synthase-like 1 isoform X1, which produces MAQCLVRWKHFAKQSARYGFGPHGGLLLKRSSLASLVKYDDIDNLFRLSRGVRRSLTTVTSGIQAGFREKSNIILMGSPGCGKTTVGRILARKLGWPVVDFDNDYLERHWNMTVAEKLTEVGPDNFVAAEGEALLKLDLSSSILSLSGSVPMHRQSLQHAAQTGLVIFLDVDEHDIAERLNRMKVDRIVGQSPGASMLDLLRFRQQFYEGVYDVRIICERFEDPEKVTEKVLLALEDYRKSYQYISTRNQRDESSPSQEPAFKDVVLQGLAGDGGLYVPDRAFPCLNVRQWERILRCTYQERAQRILERWIHPTDIHPTSLADAVHQAYSSETFESESIVPVFHLQDNQYVMEVFHGPTASFKDSALQIMPQFFTQAVLRKEETERYLIIVATSGDTGSAVLDGFSKFAGSSGSMVMVLYPEDGISEVQKSLMTAATGTNVHVVGVETDFDFCQTAIKEIFNDVALNNNLLANHGVRLSAANSINWGRLVPQVVHHASAYLDLAQRGVISIGEECDICIPTGNFGNILAAIYAKSMGIPFRKFICASNENNVLTEFIQTGCYDLRHRHLHVTMAPAIDILKSSNLERFLYLVTDGDSAEVNRCFEQLGKQNYFKVSPRILERIQDEFGLVADCCKEEEYSATIKKTFSQTGYLMDPHTAVAKTVANRLRPRDRPLILCSTAHYGKFPSDVLKSLGHQTSSSDHPLKSIADLEKLDPQPGMHRQLKQSLTRPRQHHTVLGATSEEIVDEIQDFLSRASHPSSSLNS; this is translated from the exons ATGGCACAATGCTTAGTTAGGTGGAAACATTTTGCAAAGCAAAGTGCGAGATATGGATTTGGTCCACATGGTGGTCTACTTCTTAAAAGATCGTCTTTGGCCAGCCTGGTGAAATATGATGACATTGACAATTTATTCAGATTGAGCAGGGGAGTAAGAAGATCGCTAACCACCGTGACCTCTGGAATCCAGGCTGGATTCCGT GAGAAGAGTAACATCATCTTAATGGGAAGTCCAGGCTGTGGAAAGACCACCGTGGGTAGAATTCTGGCTCGTAAACTTGGCTGGCCTGTGGTCGACTTTGACAATGACTATTTAGAGAGACACTGGAACATGACTGTGGCTGAAAAG CTAACTGAAGTTGGTCCTGATAACTTTGTGGCTGCTGAAGGAGAAGCCTTGTTGAAGTTGGACCTAAGCAGCAGCATTCTCTCCCTAAGTGGATCGGTTCCCATGCACAGACAGTCACTGCAACATGCTGCCCAAACGGGGCTCGTCATTTTCCTGGATGTTGATGAACACGACATCGCAGAACGTCTGAACCGGATGAAGGTTGACCGCATTGTCGGACAATCACCAGGAGCCTCGATGCTAGACCTGCTCAGATTCAGACAACAGTTCTACGAGGGGGTCTACGATGTTAGAATCATCTGTGAGAGGTTTGAAGACCCCGAGAAAGTTACCGAGAAAGTCCTACTCGCTCTCGAGGACTACCGGAAGAGCTACCAATACATTTCTACCCGGAACCAACGTGATGAATCATCGCCTTCTCAGGAACCTGCTTTCAAAGACGTGGTCTTGCAAGGTCTAGCTGGGGATGGAGGGCTGTACGTTCCAGACAGGGCATTTCCATGTTTAAACGTTAGACAGTGGGAAAGGATTCTCAGATGCACCTATCAGGAGAGAGCCCAGCGGATTCTTGAACGATGGATTCATCCTACGGACATTCATCCAACGTCTCTTGCTGATGCCGTCCATCAGGCATATTCGTCAGAGACATTTGAGAGTGAGAGTATCGTTCCAGTTTTTCATCTTCAAGACAATCAATACGTCATGGAGGTATTTCACGGACCGACAGCTTCTTTTAAGGATTCAGCTCTTCAGATAATGCCACAGTTCTTCACACAAGCTGTATTGAGAAAAGAAGAAACCGAAAG ATATCTAATTATTGTGGCAACATCTGGTGATACTGGTAGTGCAGTGCTTGATGGATTCAGCAAGTTTGCCG GTTCAAGTGGTAGTATGGTGATGGTCTTGTACCCAGAGGATGGTATCAGTGAAGTACAGAAGTCACTCATGACGGCAGCCACTGGGACCAATGTACATGTTGTAG GTGTGGAGACTGATTTTGATTTCTGCCAGACTGCCATCAAAGAAATCTTCAATGATGTCGCCCTCAACAACAATCTACTAGCCAATCATGGAGTGCGATTAAGCGCAGCCAATTCCATCAACTGGGGGCGCTTAGTGCCCCAAGTGGTGCACCACGCATCTGCATATCTGGACCTTGCGCAACGAGGAGTGATATCGATTGGTGAGGAGTGCGATATCTGTATACCTACGGGGAACTTTGGGAACATACTAGCTGCCATTTATGCCAAG TCCATGGGAATTCCTTTCCGCAAGTTCATCTGTGCATCAAATGAAAACAACGTCTTGACTGAGTTTATCCAAACAGGTTGCTATGACCTTCGACACCGTCATTTGCATGTTACCATGGCACCTGCCATTGATATCCTCAAGTCTTCCAATCTAGAAAG GTTTTTGTATCTTGTTACTGATGGTGATAGTGCAGAGGTGAATCGATGCTTTGAGCAGCTCGGCAAACAGAATTACTTTAAAGTTTCTCCTCGG ATTCTAGAGCGAATCCAAGATGAGTTTGGTCTTGTCGCAGATTGCTGCAAAGAAGAAGAATATTCGGCCACCATCAAGAAGACTTTCTCTCAAACAG GGTATCTGATGGACCCCCACACAGCAGTAGCCAAGACAGTTGCCAACCGCCTAAGACCTCGAGATCGTCCGCTCATCCTCTGCTCCACAGCTCACTACGGCAAATTCCCCAGCGACGTCTTGAAATCCCTCGGACACCAAACCTCTTCTTCAGATCACCCACTGAAGAGTATAGCGGACCTTGAGAAGTTAGACCCTCAGCCGGGAATGCATAGACAATTAAAACAGTCGTTGACGAGACCCAGGCAGCATCACACGGTGCTTGGTGCAACCAGTGAAGAGATCGTTGATGAAATACAAGACTTTCTCTCTAGGGCTTCTCATCCTTCTTCATCTCTGAATTCTTGA
- the LOC117306952 gene encoding threonine synthase-like 1 isoform X2: protein MAQCLVRWKHFAKQSARYGFGPHGGLLLKRSSLASLEKSNIILMGSPGCGKTTVGRILARKLGWPVVDFDNDYLERHWNMTVAEKLTEVGPDNFVAAEGEALLKLDLSSSILSLSGSVPMHRQSLQHAAQTGLVIFLDVDEHDIAERLNRMKVDRIVGQSPGASMLDLLRFRQQFYEGVYDVRIICERFEDPEKVTEKVLLALEDYRKSYQYISTRNQRDESSPSQEPAFKDVVLQGLAGDGGLYVPDRAFPCLNVRQWERILRCTYQERAQRILERWIHPTDIHPTSLADAVHQAYSSETFESESIVPVFHLQDNQYVMEVFHGPTASFKDSALQIMPQFFTQAVLRKEETERYLIIVATSGDTGSAVLDGFSKFAGSSGSMVMVLYPEDGISEVQKSLMTAATGTNVHVVGVETDFDFCQTAIKEIFNDVALNNNLLANHGVRLSAANSINWGRLVPQVVHHASAYLDLAQRGVISIGEECDICIPTGNFGNILAAIYAKSMGIPFRKFICASNENNVLTEFIQTGCYDLRHRHLHVTMAPAIDILKSSNLERFLYLVTDGDSAEVNRCFEQLGKQNYFKVSPRILERIQDEFGLVADCCKEEEYSATIKKTFSQTGYLMDPHTAVAKTVANRLRPRDRPLILCSTAHYGKFPSDVLKSLGHQTSSSDHPLKSIADLEKLDPQPGMHRQLKQSLTRPRQHHTVLGATSEEIVDEIQDFLSRASHPSSSLNS from the exons ATGGCACAATGCTTAGTTAGGTGGAAACATTTTGCAAAGCAAAGTGCGAGATATGGATTTGGTCCACATGGTGGTCTACTTCTTAAAAGATCGTCTTTGGCCAGCCTG GAGAAGAGTAACATCATCTTAATGGGAAGTCCAGGCTGTGGAAAGACCACCGTGGGTAGAATTCTGGCTCGTAAACTTGGCTGGCCTGTGGTCGACTTTGACAATGACTATTTAGAGAGACACTGGAACATGACTGTGGCTGAAAAG CTAACTGAAGTTGGTCCTGATAACTTTGTGGCTGCTGAAGGAGAAGCCTTGTTGAAGTTGGACCTAAGCAGCAGCATTCTCTCCCTAAGTGGATCGGTTCCCATGCACAGACAGTCACTGCAACATGCTGCCCAAACGGGGCTCGTCATTTTCCTGGATGTTGATGAACACGACATCGCAGAACGTCTGAACCGGATGAAGGTTGACCGCATTGTCGGACAATCACCAGGAGCCTCGATGCTAGACCTGCTCAGATTCAGACAACAGTTCTACGAGGGGGTCTACGATGTTAGAATCATCTGTGAGAGGTTTGAAGACCCCGAGAAAGTTACCGAGAAAGTCCTACTCGCTCTCGAGGACTACCGGAAGAGCTACCAATACATTTCTACCCGGAACCAACGTGATGAATCATCGCCTTCTCAGGAACCTGCTTTCAAAGACGTGGTCTTGCAAGGTCTAGCTGGGGATGGAGGGCTGTACGTTCCAGACAGGGCATTTCCATGTTTAAACGTTAGACAGTGGGAAAGGATTCTCAGATGCACCTATCAGGAGAGAGCCCAGCGGATTCTTGAACGATGGATTCATCCTACGGACATTCATCCAACGTCTCTTGCTGATGCCGTCCATCAGGCATATTCGTCAGAGACATTTGAGAGTGAGAGTATCGTTCCAGTTTTTCATCTTCAAGACAATCAATACGTCATGGAGGTATTTCACGGACCGACAGCTTCTTTTAAGGATTCAGCTCTTCAGATAATGCCACAGTTCTTCACACAAGCTGTATTGAGAAAAGAAGAAACCGAAAG ATATCTAATTATTGTGGCAACATCTGGTGATACTGGTAGTGCAGTGCTTGATGGATTCAGCAAGTTTGCCG GTTCAAGTGGTAGTATGGTGATGGTCTTGTACCCAGAGGATGGTATCAGTGAAGTACAGAAGTCACTCATGACGGCAGCCACTGGGACCAATGTACATGTTGTAG GTGTGGAGACTGATTTTGATTTCTGCCAGACTGCCATCAAAGAAATCTTCAATGATGTCGCCCTCAACAACAATCTACTAGCCAATCATGGAGTGCGATTAAGCGCAGCCAATTCCATCAACTGGGGGCGCTTAGTGCCCCAAGTGGTGCACCACGCATCTGCATATCTGGACCTTGCGCAACGAGGAGTGATATCGATTGGTGAGGAGTGCGATATCTGTATACCTACGGGGAACTTTGGGAACATACTAGCTGCCATTTATGCCAAG TCCATGGGAATTCCTTTCCGCAAGTTCATCTGTGCATCAAATGAAAACAACGTCTTGACTGAGTTTATCCAAACAGGTTGCTATGACCTTCGACACCGTCATTTGCATGTTACCATGGCACCTGCCATTGATATCCTCAAGTCTTCCAATCTAGAAAG GTTTTTGTATCTTGTTACTGATGGTGATAGTGCAGAGGTGAATCGATGCTTTGAGCAGCTCGGCAAACAGAATTACTTTAAAGTTTCTCCTCGG ATTCTAGAGCGAATCCAAGATGAGTTTGGTCTTGTCGCAGATTGCTGCAAAGAAGAAGAATATTCGGCCACCATCAAGAAGACTTTCTCTCAAACAG GGTATCTGATGGACCCCCACACAGCAGTAGCCAAGACAGTTGCCAACCGCCTAAGACCTCGAGATCGTCCGCTCATCCTCTGCTCCACAGCTCACTACGGCAAATTCCCCAGCGACGTCTTGAAATCCCTCGGACACCAAACCTCTTCTTCAGATCACCCACTGAAGAGTATAGCGGACCTTGAGAAGTTAGACCCTCAGCCGGGAATGCATAGACAATTAAAACAGTCGTTGACGAGACCCAGGCAGCATCACACGGTGCTTGGTGCAACCAGTGAAGAGATCGTTGATGAAATACAAGACTTTCTCTCTAGGGCTTCTCATCCTTCTTCATCTCTGAATTCTTGA